Proteins from a genomic interval of Pogoniulus pusillus isolate bPogPus1 chromosome 42, bPogPus1.pri, whole genome shotgun sequence:
- the ANK1 gene encoding ankyrin-1 isoform X5, protein MAQAAKQLKKIKDIEAQALQEQKEKEESNRKRRNRSRDRKKKADAATSFLRAARSGNLDKALDHLRNGVDINTCNQNGLNALHLASKEGHVKMVVELLHKEIVLETTTKKGNTALHIAALAGQQDVVRELVNYGANVNAQSQKGFTPLYMAAQENHLEVVKFLLENGANQNVATEDGFTPLAVALQQGHENVVAHLINYGTKGKVRLPALHIAARNDDTRTAAVLLQNDPNADVLSKTGFTPLHIAAHYENLSVAQLLLNRGASVNFTPQNGITPLHIASRRGNIIMVRLLLDRGAQIETRTKDELTPLHCAARNGHVRIAEILLDHGAPIQAKTKNGLSPIHMAAQGDHLDCVRLLLQYSADIDDITLDHLTPLHVAAHCGHHRVAKLLVEKGAKPNSRALNGFTPLHIACKKNHVRVMELLLKTGASIDAVTESGLTPLHVAAFMGHLPIVKTLLQRGASPNVSNVKVETPLHMAARAGHTDVAKYLLQNKAKANAKAKDDQTPLHCAARIGHTGMVRLLLENSANPNLATTAGHTPLHITAREGHVDTALALLDKGASQTCMTKKGFTPLHVAAKYGKVDVAELLLEREAHPNAAGKNGLTPLHVAVHHNNLEIVKLLLPKGSSPHSSAWNGYTPLHIAAKQNQMEVASSLLQYGASANAESLQGVTPLHLASQEGHADMVALLFSKQANGDLGNKSGLTPLHLVAQEGHVLVADVLVKHGVTVDATTRMGYTPLHVASHYGNIKLVKFLLQHQADVNAKTKLGYTPLHQAAQQGHTDVVTLLLKHGASPNEISTNGTTPLAIAKRLGYISVTDVLKIVTEETDIPAVGDKHRMSFPETVDEILDVSEDEGTAHVTVMEEELIAPKSRTPDPRDQEGRKETVEFVTTMTLEPTVESPAVLHVPCVPPETVVTRAEETEQPSKEFDEDSLIPSSPATETSDNISPVASPVHTGFLVSFMVDARGGSMRGSRHHGLRVVIPPRACAAPTRITCRLVKPQKLPAPPTLAEEEGLASRIIALGPAGAQFLSPVIVEIPHFASSGRGDRELVVLRSENGSVWKEHRSRHEDSYMDQLLNGMDEELESLEELDKKRVCRIITNDFPLYFVVMSRICQDCDMIGPEGGCLKSTLVPMVQATFPDNAVTKKVRLALQAQPVPDELVTKLLGNQATFSPIVTVEPRRRKFHRPIGLRIPLPPSWKDNPRDSGEGDTTSLRLLCSVIGGTAQAQWEDITGTTKLIYENECANFTTNVSARFWLADCPRTAEAVHFATLLYKELTAVPYMAKFVVFAKMNDAREGRLRCYCMTDDKVDKTLEQHENFTEVARSRDIEVVEGMPLHVELSGNLVPVKKATQPRTFLFQSFRENRLAIPIKVRDSSKEASGSLSFLRKAMKYEDLQHVLCHLNISIPPCTKGSGSEERRRTLTPLSLRERYSILSETSFGSLSSTDKADQKMVDIAEQLGLSWAELARELQFGVDDINRIRVENPNSLLEQSIALLNLWVSREGKGVKMESLYAALRNIDRSEIVSTLEGSGRQSRSLKGSWRYTDRDYSLSPSQMNGYASLQDELLSPASLHYTLPSPLRADQYWNEVAIMDAIPMAATEQDALMEMSDMQVWSSGLTPSLVTAEDSSLECSKAEDSDATSEGRFPGQLLADAHGPDHMGSMDLVEDDTVDSDAMNGLIDLLEQEEGQRPEGKMPADDHQPGTGEQDPESEVSFVSVQQKVQARITTSPTISHVMEKSTDRLRDWNAEGSFISCLQDLTAGSWQEGVTRRLLQTHTTASGPQGQEQEQVLVPAVELMRVSSAEDSDWQPQHPTGGWQQEADSRFFGQGNEVLHLPGEQVTEEQFTDDQGNIITKKEEVRVRVPKPEVSGGRMGAQIVKRASLKRGKQ, encoded by the exons GCTGATGCTGCCACCAGTTTCCTGAGAGCTGCAAGATCTGGGAATCTGGACAAAGCCCTGGATCACCTCAGGAACGGGGTAGATATTAACACCTGTAACCAG AATGGGCTGAATGCCTTGCACCTGGCCTCCAAGGAGGGCCACGTGAAaatggtggtggagctgctgcacaAGGAGATCGTTTTGGAGACAACGACCAAG AAGggaaacacagccctgcacatcgCTGCCCTGGCTGGACAGCAGGATGTGGTCCGGGAACTGGTGAACTACGGAGCCAATGTCAATGCGCAGTCACAG AAAGGCTTCACACCCCTCTACATGGCAGCACAGGAGAACCACTTGGAAGTCGTCAAGTTCTTGTTGGAAAACGGAGCCAACCAGAACGTAGCCACCGAG GACGGCTTCACGCCGCTGGCcgtggctctgcagcagggccacGAGAACGTGGTGGCACACCTCATCAACTACGGCACGAAGGGCAAGGTGCGGCTGCCCGCCCTGCACATCGCCGCCCGCAACGACGACACACGCACGGCCGCCGTGCTGCTGCAGAACGACCCCAACGCCGACGTCCTCTCCAAG ACCGGCTTCACTCCCCTGCACATCGCAGCCCACTACGAGAATCTCAGCGTGGCACAGTTACTGCTCAACCGTGGAGCCAGTGTCAACTTCACACCCCAG AATGGGATCACTCCCCTGCACATAGCCTCCCGCCGGGGCAACATCATCATGGTGCGGCTGCTGCTGGACCGCGGGGCCCAGATCGAGACGAGGACCAAG gaTGAGCTGACCCCCCTGCACTGTGCGGCTCGCAACGGACACGTGCGGATTGCAGAGATCCTGCTGGACCACGGGGCTCCCATTCAAGCCAAAACCAAG AACGGGCTGTCGCCCATCCACATGGCAGCGCAGGGAGACCACCTAGACTGCgtgcggctgctgctgcagtacaGCGCCGACATCGACGACATCACCCTGGACCACCTCACGCCCCTGCATGTGGCTGCGCACTGCGGGCACCACCGCGTGGCCAAGCTGCTGGTGGAGAAGGGAGCCAAGCCCAACTCCCGAGCCCTG AACGGCTTCACCCCGCTACACATTGCCTGCAAGAAGAACCACGTCCGggtgatggagctgctgctgaagacagGAGCCTCCATCGACGCTGTCACAGAG TCTGGCCTGACTCCCTTGCATGTGGCTGCCTTCATGGGGCACCTGCCCATCGTCAAGACCCTGCTGCAGCGTGGAGCCTCTCCTAACGTGTCCAATGTG AAAGTGGAGACACCCCTACACAtggcagccagagctgggcacacagaTGTGGCAAAGTACCTGCTGCAGAACAAAGCCAAAGCCAACGCCAAGGCCAAG GATGACCAGACTCCTCTGCACTGTGCTGCACGCATCGGCCACACGGGCAtggtcaggctgctgctggagaacagtgccaaccccaacctggccaccacagcagggcacacacCCCTGCACATCACTGCCAGAGAGGGGCACGTGGACacagccctggccctgctggacaAGGGTGCCTCACAGACCTGCATGACCAAG AAAGGATTTACCCCTCTCCACGTTGCAGCCAAGTACGGGAAGGTggatgtggcagagctgctgctggaacgTGAGGCTCACCCCAATGCAGCAGGAAAG aATGGCCTGACCCCACTGCATGTGGCTGTGCACCACAACAACCTGGAGATCgtcaagctgctgcttcccaagggGAGCTCcccacacagctcagcctgg aacGGGTACACCCCCCTGCACATCGCTGCCAAGCAGAACCAGATGGAGgtggccagcagcctgctgcagtacGGGGCCTCTGCGAACGCCGAGTCCCTGCAGGGGGTCACTCCCCTGCACCTGGCTTCCCAGGAGGGCCACGCAGACATGGTGGCACTGCTGTTCTCCAAGCAAGCCAACGGCGACCTGGGCAACAAG AGTGGGCTGACTCCTCTCCACCTCGTGGCCCAAGAGGGACATGTGCTGGTTGCTGACGTTCTGGTGAAGCATGGAGTCACAGTGGATGCAACGACCAGG ATGGGCTACACCCCGCTGCATGTGGCCAGCCACTACGGGAACATCAAGCTGGTGAAGTTCTTGCTGCAGCACCAGGCTGATGTCAATGCCAAGACTAAG CTGGGTTACACCCCCCTGCACCAGGCAGCGCAGCAGGGCCACACGGACGTGGTGACCCTGCTGCTGAAGCACGGCGCCTCGCCCAACGAGATCAGCACG AATGGCACCACTCCCCTGGCTATCGCCAAGCGGCTGGGCTACATCTCTGTCACAGATGTGCTCAAGATCGTCACCGAGGAAACGGACATCCCG gcagtCGGCGACAAGCACCGCATGAGCTTCCCGGAGACGGTGGACGAGATCCTGGACGTGTCAGAGGATGAAG GCACTGCTCATGTCACAGTAATGG AGGAGGAGCTGATTGCACCAAAGTCCAGGACACCCGACCCCAGGGACcaggagggcaggaaggagacGGTGGAGTTTGTGACCACAATGACACTGGAGCCAAC gGTGGAGTCTCCAGCTGTCCTGCATGTCCCCTGCGTCCCACCCGAGACTGTGGTGACCAGAGCGGAGGAGACTGAGCAG CCCTCCAAGGAGTTCGACGAGGACTCCctgatccccagcagccctgctacCGAGACCTCGGACAACATCAGCCCCGTGGCCAGCCCTGTGCACACAGG gttcCTGGTGAGCTTCATGGTGGACGCCCGCGGAGGCTCCATGCGGGGCAGCCGGCACCACGGGCTGCGGGTGGTCATCCCGCCCCGCGCCTGCGCCGCGCCCACCCGCATCACCTGCCGCCTGGTGAAGCCCCAGAAGCTGCCTGCGCCCCCGACCCTGGCTGAGGAGGAGGGGTTGGCCAGCAGGATCATCGCCCTGGGGCCTGCTGGTGCCCAGTTCCTCAG ccctgtcATCGTGGAGATCCCACACTTTGCCTCCTCTGGGCGTGGGGACCGGGAGCTGGTGGTGCTGCGCAGCGAGAACGGCTCCGTCTGGAAGGAGCACCGCAGCCGCCACGAGGACAGCTACATGGACCAGCTGCTCAACGGCATGGACGAGG agctggagagccTGGAGGAGCTGGACAAGAAGCGAGTCTGCCGCATCATCACCAACGACTTCCCGCTCTACTTCGTGGTCATGTCCCGGATTTGCCAGGACTGCGACATGATCGGCCCCGAGGGAGGGTGTTTGAAAAGCACACTGGTGCCCATGGTGCAGGCCACCTTCCCAGACAACGCTGTCACCAAGAAAGTGAGGCTGGCCCTGCAG gcGCAGCCCGTGCCCGATGAGCTGGTGACCAAGCTGCTGGGCAACCAGGCCACCTTCAGCCCCATTGTCACGGTGGAGCCGCGCCGGAGGAAGTTCCACCGCCCCATCGGGCTCCGCATCCCACTGCCACCATCCTGGAAGGACAATCCCCGAGACAGCGGCGAGGGCGACACCACCAGCCTGCGCCTGCTCTGCAGCGTCATCG gagggacaGCACAAGCTCAGTGGGAAGACATCACAGGGACCACGAAGCTGATCTACGAGAACGAGTGTGCAAACTTCACCACCAACGTGTCTGCCAG GTTCTGGCTGGCCGACTGCCCACGCACGGCCGAGGCCGTGCACTTTGCCACGCTGCTGTACAAGGAGCTGACAGCAGTGCCCTACATGGCCAAGTTTGTGGTGTTTGCCAAGATGAACGATGCCCGGGAAGGTCGCCTGCGCTGCTACTGCATGACCGATGACAAGGTGGACAAGACTCTGGAGCAGCACGAGAACTTCACCGAGGTGGCCCGCAGCAGGGACATTGAG gtgGTGGAGGGGATGCCTTTGCACGTCGAGCTCTCAGGGAACCTGGTGCCTGTCAAGAAGGCCACTCAGCCGCGCACCTTCCTCTTCCAGTCCTTCCGCGAGAACCGCCTGGCCATCCCCATCAAg GTCCGGGACAGCAGCAAGGAGGCCAGcggctccctgtccttcttgcgCAAGGCCATGAAGTACGAGGACCTCCAGCATGTGCTCTGCCACCTCAACATCAGCATCCCACCCTGCACCAAG GGAAGTGGCAgcgaggagaggaggaggacgCTGACGCCGTTGTCGCTGCGGGAGCGATACAGCATCCTGAGCGAGACCAGCTTCG gatctctgagcagcacagacaAGGCAGATCAGAAGATGGTTGACATAGCAGAACAGCTGGGCCTCAGCTGGGCTG AGCTGGCACGTGAGCTGCAGTTTGGGGTGGATGACATCAACAGGATACGTGTGGAGAACCCCAactccctgctggagcagagcataGCCTTGCTCAACCTCTGGGTCAGCCGCGAGGGCAAGGGTGTCAAGA TGGAGAGCCTGTACGCAGCGCTGAGGAACATCGACCGCAGCGAGATCGTCAGCACGCTGGAGGGCTCCGGGCGGCAGAGCCGCAGCCTGAAGGGCAGCTGGCGCTACACCGACAGGGACTACTCCCTCTCGCCGTCCCAGATGAATG GTTACGCTTCGCTGCAGGACGAGctgctgtcccctgcctccctgcatTACACGCTGCCATCCCCGCTGCGTGCCGACCAGTACTGGAATGAGGTGGCCATCATGGATGCTATCCCCATGGCTGCCACCGAGCAGGACGCCCTGATGGAGATGTCTGACATGCAGGTGTGGTCCTCGGGGCTCACACCCTCGCTGGTGACTGCTGAAGACTCCTCTCTGGAGTGCAGCAAGGCCGAGGACTCAGACGCCACGAGCGAAGGTCGCTTCCCAGGGCAGCTTCTAGCAGATGCGCATGGCCCAGACCACATGGGCTCTATGGACCTGGTTGAGGATGACACAGTGGACTCAGATGCCATGAATGGCCTGATTGACCTCctagagcaggaggaggggcagaggccagAGGGGAAGATGCCAGCTGATGATCACCAGCCAGGGACTGGGGAGCAGGACCCGGAGAGTGAAGTCTCTTTTGTTTCAGTTCAGCAGAAGGTGCAAGCCAGGATCACAACTTCACCAACCATTAGCCACGTCATGGAGAAGAGCACAGACAG GCTGAGGGACTGGAATGCAGAAGGCTCCTTTATCTCCTGCCTACAGGACCTGACAGCGGGCTCCTGGCAGGAAGGGGTCACCCGAAGGCTGCTCCAGACGCACACCACAGCCTCCGGGCCACAGGGCCAGGAGCAAGAGCAGGTCCTGGTGCCAGCCGTGGAGCTGATGCGGGTCAGCTCCGCAGAGGACAGCGActggcagccccagcaccccacgggcggctggcagcaggaggcagacagCCGCTTCTTTGGGCAG gggaACGAAGTGCTGCAtctgcctggagagcaggtgACCGAGGAGCAGTTCACAGATGACCAAGGCAACATCATCACCAAGAAG GAGGAGGTGCGAGTGCGCGTCCCGAAGCCAGAGGTCTCCGGGGGCAGGATGGGGGCTCAGATAGTGAAACGAGCCAGCCTGAAAAGGGGGAAGCAGTGA